A window of the Pirellulales bacterium genome harbors these coding sequences:
- a CDS encoding VanZ family protein encodes MSTTAAALELDHAATDPVLQIARASRRRLAIGVVAVYASMLILGTHWPRLHLPQLPTFFSLDKVLHFSGYGMLTLLLLSLPTGIFRRPEGGYRSPAWLAAACIFLAVACVSFLDEVTQPLVSRDMDAVDWACDVSGSLTALILVAGAIAIGSLSANRSATIQPKSHVVD; translated from the coding sequence GTCGACTACCGCCGCCGCGCTCGAACTGGACCACGCCGCTACCGATCCGGTGTTGCAGATTGCCCGCGCCTCGCGCCGCCGACTGGCCATTGGGGTCGTCGCCGTCTATGCCAGCATGCTGATCCTCGGCACGCATTGGCCGCGCCTGCACCTGCCGCAATTGCCGACCTTCTTTTCGCTTGACAAGGTGCTGCATTTTTCTGGCTACGGCATGCTGACCTTGCTGTTGCTTTCGCTGCCGACCGGCATCTTCCGCCGCCCCGAAGGGGGCTACCGCTCCCCCGCCTGGCTGGCCGCGGCCTGCATCTTTTTGGCGGTCGCCTGCGTCTCGTTTCTCGACGAGGTGACCCAACCGTTGGTCTCGCGCGACATGGACGCGGTCGATTGGGCCTGCGATGTCAGCGGTTCGCTCACCGCGCTGATCTTGGTCGCCGGCGCGATCGCGATCGGTTCGCTATCGGCCAACCGCTCGGCGACGATCCAACCCAAGTCGCATGTGGTAGATTAG
- a CDS encoding nucleoside permease: MSFSKDPNSADANPYSNPVSAPEVGVRPLPVTVRTHLSVMMFLQYFVWGCWWVTLGTYLNKTLQFSGQQVGLAYGTAALAAMIAPFFVGMVADRFFATQRILAVLHLVGAVILLAVSQVQQFPLVYIALLAYYLCYMPTLALTNSLSFHHMSDPAKQFPGIRVLGTIGWIAAGLLIGRMQIEAQNLPIQIAAAGSVLLGLYCLVLPNTPPSNPDGQVTWRAVLGLDALSLMRRWPFAVFVVGSFLICIPLQFYYTWTNPFLNEVGVAEPAAKMTYGQMSEIFFMLVMPLFFARLGVKYMLLTGMACWAARYVFFAFGNANSGMPLLYAGIILHGICYDFFFVTGQIYVDREANSNIRAAAQGFIAFVTLGLGGFIGTYISGWVVDHYTSADSVHNWQAIWLVPAAGAAVVMVLFALLFHDHGDRGKA, encoded by the coding sequence ATGTCCTTTTCCAAAGATCCCAACTCCGCCGACGCCAATCCTTATTCCAACCCGGTAAGCGCGCCAGAGGTCGGCGTGCGGCCGCTGCCCGTCACCGTGCGTACCCATTTGTCGGTGATGATGTTCTTGCAGTACTTCGTGTGGGGTTGCTGGTGGGTGACGCTCGGCACCTACCTGAACAAAACACTCCAGTTCTCTGGTCAACAAGTCGGCTTGGCCTACGGCACGGCGGCGCTGGCGGCGATGATCGCCCCCTTCTTTGTCGGCATGGTCGCCGATCGCTTTTTCGCCACGCAACGCATTCTGGCGGTGTTGCATCTGGTCGGCGCCGTCATTCTGCTGGCCGTGTCGCAGGTGCAGCAGTTTCCGCTCGTGTATATCGCGCTTTTGGCCTATTACCTGTGCTACATGCCGACGCTGGCGCTCACCAATTCGCTCTCGTTCCATCACATGAGCGACCCGGCCAAGCAGTTTCCCGGCATTCGCGTGCTCGGCACGATTGGCTGGATCGCCGCGGGCCTCTTGATTGGTCGCATGCAGATCGAGGCGCAGAATCTGCCAATTCAAATCGCCGCCGCCGGCTCCGTACTGCTCGGGCTGTATTGTCTGGTGCTGCCCAATACGCCACCGTCAAACCCCGATGGACAAGTCACTTGGCGCGCCGTGCTTGGCCTCGACGCCTTGAGCCTCATGCGCCGTTGGCCCTTTGCGGTGTTTGTGGTCGGGTCGTTTCTGATCTGCATTCCCTTGCAGTTCTACTACACCTGGACCAATCCCTTCCTCAACGAGGTCGGCGTCGCCGAGCCAGCCGCCAAAATGACCTACGGACAAATGTCCGAAATCTTCTTCATGTTGGTCATGCCGCTGTTTTTCGCGCGGCTCGGTGTCAAATACATGCTGCTGACCGGCATGGCCTGTTGGGCCGCCCGCTATGTGTTCTTTGCCTTTGGTAACGCCAATAGCGGCATGCCGCTGTTGTACGCCGGCATCATCTTGCACGGCATCTGCTACGACTTCTTCTTCGTCACCGGGCAAATCTATGTCGATCGCGAGGCCAATAGCAACATCCGGGCCGCCGCGCAAGGCTTCATCGCCTTTGTCACCCTGGGGTTGGGCGGCTTCATCGGAACCTATATTTCTGGCTGGGTCGTCGACCACTACACCTCGGCCGACAGCGTGCATAACTGGCAGGCCATCTGGCTAGTGCCCGCTGCGGGCGCCGCCGTGGTGATGGTGCTCTTCGCGCTATTGTTCCACGACCACGGCGATCGCGGCAAAGCCTGA